In one window of Hugenholtzia roseola DSM 9546 DNA:
- the gltX gene encoding glutamate--tRNA ligase, whose translation MSRKVRVRFAPSPTGALHIGGVRTALFNYLFAQQHKGDFIIRIEDTDQTRFVAGAEQYIMDALAWCGINPVESPMQGGAFAPYRQSERKAMYAQYALQLVESGHAYYAFDTANELEAMRLRLKSAGVASPQYNSITRMQMKNSITLPADEVKRRLEQGEDYVIRIKMPRREEVRFKDMIRDWVSVSTDTLDDKVLLKSDGMPTYHLANIVDDYLMQITHVIRGEEWLPSAPTHVLLYRFLGWEKEMPEFAHLPLILKPDGNGKLSKRDGAAFNMPVFPLDWKGESEFFAGFKEWGFLPEAVVNFLALLGWNSGTNQEIYSMAELIEHFDIGKVNKAGARFDFEKAKWFNQQYLRHKPDSEIAAFLQSKLAQVGKEASLATLEPIAALLKERAVFMNDFWEDGQFFFFAPEGYDPDLVAKKWNADAQKGLETFLSALKTEAVEWKAEPLKAFLQEKLKAANIGLGKVMLPLRLALTGLGAGPDLMQVLEILGKEEACQRLEKALEKLAV comes from the coding sequence ATGAGCCGAAAAGTACGAGTTCGTTTTGCACCCAGCCCTACGGGAGCTTTGCATATTGGCGGTGTCCGCACTGCACTTTTTAACTATCTCTTTGCCCAGCAGCACAAGGGCGATTTTATCATTCGCATAGAAGATACCGACCAAACGCGCTTTGTAGCAGGCGCAGAGCAATACATCATGGACGCATTGGCATGGTGTGGCATCAATCCTGTCGAAAGCCCTATGCAGGGGGGAGCTTTTGCACCCTATCGCCAATCGGAGCGCAAAGCCATGTACGCACAGTACGCCCTACAACTTGTAGAATCGGGACACGCTTACTACGCCTTCGATACCGCCAACGAACTGGAAGCCATGCGCCTACGCCTCAAAAGTGCAGGGGTAGCCTCGCCGCAGTACAATAGCATTACGCGCATGCAGATGAAAAATTCAATCACGCTGCCTGCCGACGAAGTAAAACGCCGTTTGGAACAAGGCGAAGACTATGTCATCAGAATCAAGATGCCACGCAGAGAAGAAGTGCGCTTCAAGGATATGATTCGCGATTGGGTTTCGGTTAGTACCGACACTTTGGACGACAAAGTGCTACTAAAATCAGACGGCATGCCGACCTACCACTTGGCAAATATCGTAGATGATTATTTGATGCAAATTACACACGTCATTCGCGGCGAAGAATGGCTGCCCTCTGCCCCTACTCACGTCTTGCTTTACCGCTTTTTGGGTTGGGAAAAGGAAATGCCCGAATTTGCGCACCTGCCTCTGATTCTCAAACCCGATGGCAATGGCAAATTGAGCAAGCGCGACGGCGCAGCCTTCAATATGCCTGTTTTTCCTTTGGATTGGAAAGGGGAAAGCGAATTTTTTGCAGGGTTTAAAGAATGGGGCTTTTTGCCCGAAGCGGTGGTCAATTTCTTAGCCCTTTTGGGTTGGAATAGTGGTACGAATCAAGAAATTTACTCGATGGCAGAGCTTATCGAGCATTTTGATATTGGCAAGGTAAATAAAGCAGGGGCGCGTTTCGACTTCGAAAAGGCAAAATGGTTTAATCAGCAGTACCTACGCCATAAACCCGATTCCGAAATTGCCGCCTTCCTACAAAGCAAACTCGCACAGGTAGGCAAAGAAGCCTCGCTTGCTACCCTCGAACCGATTGCAGCCCTACTGAAAGAGCGTGCTGTCTTTATGAACGACTTTTGGGAAGATGGGCAGTTTTTCTTCTTTGCACCCGAAGGCTACGACCCTGATTTGGTTGCCAAAAAATGGAACGCAGACGCTCAAAAAGGCTTGGAAACTTTCTTATCTGCCCTCAAAACGGAAGCGGTAGAGTGGAAAGCCGAACCGCTCAAAGCCTTTTTACAGGAAAAACTCAAAGCAGCCAATATTGGCTTAGGAAAGGTCATGTTGCCCTTGCGCCTTGCCCTAACAGGCTTAGGAGCAGGACCCGACCTGATGCAGGTACTCGAAATTTTGGGCAAAGAGGAAGCCTGCCAACGCTTGGAAAAGGCGTTGGAAAAACTTGCCGTTTAG